The genomic stretch GGTATTTGGATTGAGCAAGATCAGCTAATCAGTGATGTATTCCCTCAAGGAACAGTGCTTATCTTTATTCTATTTATAATGGGTTTTATCTTTAAACCAATGCGCGTTACATTTAACTCATTGTGTCTGTTATTATTGCCCTTGTTGTTTATCGCGATTTGAATTCATTTAGGATGATTTATGAATAATGTTGTTAAAGCAGCTCTGTTGGCTGCGTTCTTGTTTCCTGGTGCTGCGCATTGGTGGTTAAAGAAATATTTAGTGGGTGCTATATTTGCTATTTTGGCGGTTGTTCCGCTCTATGTGATAATGGATACTACAATGACACAAACACAACTCATCATCGATAAGGTACTTCAATCTGGCGGGCAGATTGATTTGCTTAGCATACATGCATTGGTGACACAGCAAATGGCAAGTCTTGATACGCAAGACGTTTACCATGCAACTGTGATGCTACTTTGTGTCTGGTTGGTTAATGTATTAGACGCAATGAGACTCGCAAGAAAGCGTGAGCACTAAGCGTAAATCTCTGATAGTGCTTGGTCTAACGTATCATATTTAAATGTAAAACCGGCATCGACTAGGCGTGTGGGTATGACTCGTTGTCCGTAAATAATGAGTTCAGCACGCTCGCCGAGTAATAAACGTAATACTAATACAGGTGTTGTTAAGCGTGCCTTCTTATTAAAGCAAGCGGCTAATTGAGTTGAAAATTCACGATTAGTAACAGCATTTGGTGCTGTAAGATTAAATGCACCAGAAAGCGATTTACTGTGTAATAAAAAATTGATGGCTGAGACCATATCTGCGATATGTATCCAGGACATGTATTGTTTGCCTTGCCCGATAGGGCCACCAAGTCCAAACTTAAACGGTAAGGCCATTTTTTGTAACGCGCCTTTATCTTTCGCTAATACAATGCCTGTTCTTATTATTGCTGTGCGGGTTAAAGGATTAGCCGCTCGGGCGAGCTCTTCCCAATGTGCGCACAAGTGACTGGAATATTCAGGGTGGTAGTTAGCGTGTTTCTCATCAATAACTTGGTCATCTTGACGACCATAGACACCAATGGCAGAGCCACTAATAAAGACTTCTGGCGTAATTGTCTTAGTTGATATCAAATCAACCAGTTGCTGGGTTATCTCCCAACGACTCGATTCCAGAACATGCTTGTGTTTGTCACTCCACATTTTATCCATAATAGGCGAGCCAGCTAGATTGATGACAGCGTCGACATGGATGTCCTTGGGTAATTCGTGGAGTTGTGTGATGAATTTTATGTTGTTACTCGGTATGTGTGCAAACGTACGCTTCGCTGTACTGACATTACGAGTTAACACTGTAAAGTTATAGTCTGTTTGGAAGCTATTTATAAATGCTTGGCCGATGAAGCCAGTGCCTCCCGTAATTAGTATATGCATATAGGTTACTCAGTAAGTTATGTTCCTTATAGTGTAGGTCATTTGAGTTTTTTATATAATAACATATAGTATATTTTCAATAAAAAAAGCAAGTTAGCCTATATGACTAACTTGCTTTAACTAACCCTGTTAATGACTAACAACCACGTATATCATCATTATTAACTTGCTGTACAGAATACTAGTACCCGTTTTTTAGCCTCTTTGACAAGTTTGCATTGCGGTAAACTCTTGATTAGAAATGTAGTCTCGTTTGATTTACGTGTAACGAAATAGGTGTCTTTGGTAATCTCTTTCACTGCAACTTCGAGCTTTATCTTACGCTCAACAGCGACCCCTCGAGAATAAAATTGAGCCGAAAATGGACGTTTGTTGATATAGATAAGTTCGCTATTTTGAGCTTGCGCCGACCACGTTTGCATTAAGCCTTTTTCAGACTGTTTACTTGTTACTTCTGTGCGTAATAAGATCGCGATAATTAAAATCAATGCTGGTGCGATAAAACCTGTTTTATATACCTTGCTTGATAATGGGTTATTACGTTGGTATGTCACCATTAATAAAGCAAATGCAGGTAAAGAGGGCATTACATAACTCGAAAGAATGTTACCGCTGAATGTAAATAATAATAAGGGAGCTAATAACCAAGCCCATAAAAAACTCGTGTAACTTAGCTCGGTAGTATCGTCATCTTGCTGTGTTTTTGTTTCACGCTTGGTTTTGATTGTAACCTGTAAGCTTTTAACCCATTGGTAAATAAATATAGGTGTCCAAGGTAGGGCTGAAGCAATTGCAAATACCCAAATAGTACCCTTAATTTCTTTGTGTGCAGTACCGTATAGATCGCCTTGCCAACCACTTACCAAGAAACGCTTGATATGTTCACCAATGATAAAATAGTTAAGAAAACCGGGTGACGAATATTCTGCAATAACGTACCAAGGTAAGCTTGTTGCAAGGAATAGTGGGATACCAGTTTTCCATGGTAAACTGCGGAACATGCTCATCCACGTTTTGTTAAACAGGGCCCAAATAAATAAGCTCATACCAATCAAGACTACTGCTAACGGCCCCTTGGCTAACATGCCTATTGTCAGACCAATAAAAAACAGATGGCCCCAAAAGGTTGATTTATTTTTATAATTAAGCCAAAAAGCCGCCATACTCAGGGTAATACCTAGCGTTAGGGCTGTGTCGGTCATCACTGCACCTGCGACGACAATAAAAGTCGCAGTTGTGGCT from Moritella marina ATCC 15381 encodes the following:
- a CDS encoding DUF6677 family protein; the encoded protein is MNNVVKAALLAAFLFPGAAHWWLKKYLVGAIFAILAVVPLYVIMDTTMTQTQLIIDKVLQSGGQIDLLSIHALVTQQMASLDTQDVYHATVMLLCVWLVNVLDAMRLARKREH
- a CDS encoding TIGR01777 family oxidoreductase → MHILITGGTGFIGQAFINSFQTDYNFTVLTRNVSTAKRTFAHIPSNNIKFITQLHELPKDIHVDAVINLAGSPIMDKMWSDKHKHVLESSRWEITQQLVDLISTKTITPEVFISGSAIGVYGRQDDQVIDEKHANYHPEYSSHLCAHWEELARAANPLTRTAIIRTGIVLAKDKGALQKMALPFKFGLGGPIGQGKQYMSWIHIADMVSAINFLLHSKSLSGAFNLTAPNAVTNREFSTQLAACFNKKARLTTPVLVLRLLLGERAELIIYGQRVIPTRLVDAGFTFKYDTLDQALSEIYA
- a CDS encoding ArnT family glycosyltransferase is translated as MSKAVNQLSLTKIAITLVVTAIAIRLFTLGFFPLMDTTEARYGEMARIMAETGNWITPMFDYNVPFWGKPPLFTWMSAAGISVFGLNEFAVRLPHLLAGGLILSIVGLLAYKIMPSRISSERKQEAWLAAGILATTATFIVVAGAVMTDTALTLGITLSMAAFWLNYKNKSTFWGHLFFIGLTIGMLAKGPLAVVLIGMSLFIWALFNKTWMSMFRSLPWKTGIPLFLATSLPWYVIAEYSSPGFLNYFIIGEHIKRFLVSGWQGDLYGTAHKEIKGTIWVFAIASALPWTPIFIYQWVKSLQVTIKTKRETKTQQDDDTTELSYTSFLWAWLLAPLLLFTFSGNILSSYVMPSLPAFALLMVTYQRNNPLSSKVYKTGFIAPALILIIAILLRTEVTSKQSEKGLMQTWSAQAQNSELIYINKRPFSAQFYSRGVAVERKIKLEVAVKEITKDTYFVTRKSNETTFLIKSLPQCKLVKEAKKRVLVFCTAS